A region from the Lolium perenne isolate Kyuss_39 chromosome 4, Kyuss_2.0, whole genome shotgun sequence genome encodes:
- the LOC127346825 gene encoding uncharacterized protein, producing the protein MAFSVAVTQYALADHLVSAVPLATDPEDWLRMDSTVLHWLYGSINTDIVDMVMTEAPNAFTILSRIIALFRDNQQARTGYFEQKFRNIEQGDKSVNDYCLEQKSVADALADNGASVTDNTLVWNTIKGPSDDFKEVGSMVPYMTPFPDFPQFRNLLLLHELKPSTKRSSTPGVFYSAPTPGGYRAPAPPAPPAYGAPPSYGAPLGQGAPAAPHRGRGKKRKTGYPSPAPVPTVQNPWTGAIHMYPMVGPPGVLGPRPFAPAPRPSYAPPPRPAAQGYLTYPTPPPPVTFSYPGQAPYGVPYGASPAPTWDPSALANYFNTMSLQDPTDWHMDTGASAHMSSDAGNLLTLSSSPPHSRVLVGDVEFDPWGFSVKDLRTGAVILRGASAHWASLSTSRLRADAFSLAYVGFHAGPLASVLTTGLTEPGLASSWVVSRGLPRLIVSRDTGLPRPGFTSTWPLTGWFVSCGFGRR; encoded by the exons ATGGCATTTTCG GTTGCCGTCACCCAGTACGCCCTCGCCGACCACCTCGTCTCCGCCGTCCCCCTCGCCACCGACCCCGAGGACTGGCTGCGGATGGACTCCACCGTCCTGCACTGGCTGTACGGCTCCATCAACACCGACATCGTCGACATGGTGATGACGGAGGCGCCCAACGCCTTCACCATCCTCTCACGCATCATCGCCCTCTTCCGCGACAACCAGCAGGCGCGCACGGGCTACTTCGAGCAGAAGTTCCGGAACATCGAGCAGGGCGACAAGAGCGTCAACGACTACTGCCTTGAGCAGAAATCGGTCGCCGACGCCCTGGCCGACAACGGTGCTTCGGTCACCGACAACACCCTCGTCTGGAACACCATCAAGGGTCCCTCCGACGACTTCAAGGAGGTTGGTAGTATGGTGCCATACATGACGCCCTTCCCCGACTTTCCGCAGTTCCGCAACCTGCTGCTCCTCCACGAGCTCAAGCCCTCCACCAAGCGCTCGTCCACGCCGGGGGTCTTCTACTCCGCCCCTACCCCTGGCGGCTACCGCGCCCCGGCGCCACCTGCACCACCCGCCTACGGCGCCCCTCCGAGTTACGGCGCTCCCTTGGGCCAGGGTGCCCCCGCTGCTCCTCACCGCGGCCgggggaagaagaggaagaccggGTACCCCTCACCGGCACCCGTCCCCACCGTGCAGAACCCATGGACCGGCGCCATCCACATGTACCCCATGGTCGGGCCTCCAGGGGTCCTCGGGCCTCGCCCCTTCGCGCCCGCCCCGCGTCCCTCGTACGCGCCTCCGCCACGACCAGCCGCGCAGGGGTACCTCACCTACCCCACGCCCCCTCCGCCGGTGACGTTCTCCTACCCCGGCCAGGCTCCGTATGGCGTCCCTTACGGCGCCTCCCCTGCACCAACCTGGGATCCCTCCGCCCTCGCCAACTACTTCAACACCATGAGCCTTCAGGATCCCACCGACTGGCACATGGATACGGGCGCGTCCGCTCACATGTCCTCGGACGCCGGTAACCTACTCACCCTCTCCTCATCTCCACCACACTCTCGTGTTCTTGTTGGAGATG TTGAATTTGACCCGTGGGGTTTTTCTGTGAAGGATCTCAGGACAGGGGCCGTGATTCTCAG AGGTGCATCGGCCCACTGGGCCTCCCTCTCCACCAGCCGTCTACGCGCCGACGCCTTCAGCCTCGCGTACGTCGGCTTCCACGCCGGCCCCCTCGCCAGCGTCCTCACCACCGGCCTCACCGAGCCGGGCCTCGCCAGCTCCTGGGTCGTCTCCCGTGGCCTCCCCcgcctcatcgtctcccgcgacaCCGGCCTCCCCCGCCCGGGCTTCACCAGCACCTGGCCCCTCACCGGCTGGTTCGTCTCCTGCGGCTTCGGACGACGATGA
- the LOC127346827 gene encoding uncharacterized protein produces the protein MSRADLLQGAIIKSQEAAQWAPYHAPDEESEIVAQFLTAPYPCFDGYDYPDVSLALSYCGSASSSIDLNLSGEEEEERITKGASMVPGYLNDGNARGAATPKRKVLQAGQDDHGRHKKKLRAADHKLQSLFAIMWPLARLILEFGVIVQGKKVVPKTCSSSYCSDNESNCSLRNRGAEDHVAGGAKPKARAGRRLATNQQSLYAKRRRENINDKLRALQKLVPNGTKVDLSTMLEEAVLYVKFLQLQIKVLSSDEMWMYAPLAYNGMSLGIDLRITPQ, from the exons ATGTCGCGTGCCGACCTACTGCAAGGGGCTATCATCAAGTCGCAGGAGGCGGCGCAGTGGGCGCCGTACCACGCGCCGGACGAGGAGTCGGAGATCGTGGCGCAGTTCCTGACGGCGCCGTACCCGTGCTTCGACGGCTACGACTACCCCGACGTGTCGTTGGCGCTCTCCTACTGCGGCAGCGCCTCCAGCTCCATCGACCTCAACCTCTccggggaggaagaggaggagaggatCACCAAAGGCGCCTCCATGGTCCCCGGCTACCTCAACGATGGCAATGCCCGCGGTGCCGCAACACCGAAGCGGAAGGTTTTGCAGGCCGGCCAAGATGATCATGGACGGCACAAGAAGAAGCTTCGTGCTGCAGATCACAAG CTACAAAGTTTGTTTGCCATAATGTGGCCACTGGCGAGGCTGATTCTCGAATTTGGCGTCATCGTGCAGGGCAAGAAGGTTGTACCCAAGACGTGTAGCAGCAGCTACTGCTCGGACAACGAGTCCAACTGCTCCCTGAGGAACCGCGGCGCGGAGGATCATGTCGCCGGCGGCGCCAAACCGAAGGCTCGGGCCGGTCGCCGGTTGGCGACCAATCAACAGAGCCTCTACGCAAAG AGAAGAAGGGAAAATATCAACGACAAGCTCCGGGCTTTGCAGAAGCTGGTACCCAACGGAACCAAA GTGGATCTTAGCACTATGCTTGAGGAGGCAGTCCTCTACGTCAAGTTTTTGCAGCTGCAGATCAAG GTGCTGAGTTCTGATGAGATGTGGATGTACGCGCCGCTCGCTTACAACGGCATGAGCTTAGGAATCGATTTGAGGATCACCCCTCAATGA